Proteins found in one Lysinibacillus fusiformis genomic segment:
- a CDS encoding glycerophosphoryl diester phosphodiesterase membrane domain-containing protein, producing the protein MHKAGQVMRQAVHNIYVYRFDYVQVFALIRIFQFLMMIPVTSIVLKLMLRVTGFTHITEQNWQSFVTHPFVIMMICLLILLFLLFVYYEMGFLFLMAFHQQRGIRYRFLPLWQQLNRKVVYFFSVQVLFLIVYLALLMPLASFMLPLTLTQSISLPHFLTEEIMSSRAGRLTYAAVASIVVLIGIRSILTLPIFTIQPHISILRSFKQSWHFSKRGLFELLVLLAMLLTGHLLMMLGITVIATFPLYLIERLMPSAALVTAGLTLAFLEMVFVVLFSYLQAMFSQVMVAITYNTPVMGKVSATTHRKRRYKPLLLISGIVFLVLSMMNINSLEKSVYAPDTKIIAHRGYVAGNVENTISGLVSAANAGADLIEIDIQQTVDGEFVVFHDRTLRRLAGKNGVIANMTLSELKTLTIHQNGFSDKIASLDECIEIAKALDVALLIELKVHGQETEDVLPKLVEKLRKYKVLDSYYVQSADVQKMTQLKKLVPNLRVGIVYALNIGPMEENVDFIALEESWVTEQLIEELKQHPTDLFVWTLNDDRSLQTFIEKNVSGVITDHPDVARELRTQQSENQYFLQRILNRLRFIF; encoded by the coding sequence GTGCACAAGGCAGGACAAGTAATGCGACAGGCTGTTCATAATATTTATGTATATCGATTCGATTATGTACAGGTTTTCGCATTAATTAGAATCTTTCAGTTTTTAATGATGATCCCTGTAACCTCTATCGTTTTGAAGCTCATGCTACGAGTAACAGGGTTTACACATATTACCGAGCAAAATTGGCAAAGCTTTGTGACCCATCCCTTTGTCATCATGATGATTTGTCTATTAATTTTGCTGTTTTTATTATTTGTGTATTATGAGATGGGCTTTTTATTTCTCATGGCCTTTCATCAGCAACGGGGAATTCGCTATCGATTTCTTCCTTTATGGCAACAATTAAATCGCAAGGTTGTTTATTTTTTTAGTGTGCAAGTACTGTTTCTTATCGTCTATCTAGCACTATTAATGCCACTAGCTTCCTTTATGCTACCACTTACGTTGACCCAATCCATCTCCCTTCCACATTTTCTAACTGAAGAAATCATGAGCAGTCGAGCGGGTAGACTAACATATGCTGCGGTGGCAAGCATCGTGGTGCTGATAGGTATTCGAAGTATTTTAACCTTACCTATTTTTACAATTCAGCCGCACATCTCTATTTTGCGTTCCTTTAAGCAGAGCTGGCATTTTTCTAAGCGAGGTTTATTTGAACTTTTAGTGCTATTAGCGATGCTTTTAACAGGACATCTGTTGATGATGCTTGGGATAACAGTGATCGCTACGTTTCCGCTCTATTTAATCGAACGTTTAATGCCAAGTGCCGCATTGGTTACAGCTGGGCTGACACTTGCCTTTTTGGAAATGGTCTTTGTGGTGCTTTTTAGTTACTTACAGGCGATGTTTTCACAAGTTATGGTTGCCATTACGTATAATACGCCGGTGATGGGTAAAGTCAGCGCTACTACCCATCGGAAGCGGCGCTATAAGCCATTGCTGTTGATCAGTGGCATTGTTTTTCTCGTATTAAGTATGATGAATATCAATTCATTAGAGAAAAGTGTCTATGCTCCAGACACAAAAATTATTGCCCACCGCGGCTATGTCGCTGGCAATGTAGAAAATACGATTAGTGGATTGGTGAGTGCAGCCAATGCGGGGGCAGATTTAATTGAAATCGACATTCAGCAAACCGTGGATGGCGAATTCGTCGTCTTCCATGATCGAACATTACGAAGGCTAGCAGGTAAAAACGGTGTCATTGCGAATATGACCCTGAGCGAACTAAAAACGTTAACCATTCATCAAAATGGCTTTAGCGATAAAATTGCTTCATTAGATGAGTGTATTGAAATTGCTAAAGCGCTAGATGTGGCGCTGTTAATCGAATTAAAGGTACATGGCCAAGAAACAGAAGATGTTTTACCTAAATTAGTAGAGAAGCTACGAAAATACAAGGTGCTAGATTCCTACTATGTGCAATCCGCTGATGTACAGAAAATGACACAATTAAAAAAATTGGTGCCAAATTTACGTGTCGGTATTGTCTATGCACTCAATATTGGTCCAATGGAGGAAAATGTTGATTTTATCGCATTGGAGGAATCCTGGGTAACGGAGCAGCTTATCGAAGAATTGAAGCAGCACCCGACCGATTTATTTGTATGGACACTCAATGACGACCGATCCCTGCAAACCTTTATCGAAAAAAATGTCAGCGGCGTCATCACCGACCACCCCGACGTCGCCCGCGAGCTAAGAACGCAGCAAAGCGAAAACCAATACTTCTTACAACGCATCCTGAATCGACTGCGATTTATCTTCTGA
- a CDS encoding stalk domain-containing protein, with product MKMTKVVPFAMSALLLGGSIGAPTASANEGEATVINAETSVQQVQPVFIKVTGTIDSVEVRENATYYTVVDGDNTNIMIANKDTLVFDNMGKEVKLQKGDKVSAYSYAKKPMLAIYPPQYNPEVIIVETEEMGSVEVDFFNKDLVDTENNLKLNVGEDTKLASATGKDVKVDDLKEQHLVVFYTIATMSIPAQTPPSKVIVLDTIEKEEPVEVDPVPTPEPAPVDSAVQEIINKDFYEVEGTKMVPLRLIAEKLGFKVEVTPKGAIVSKGALSYTITRGQKEYGYNKALRQFKVAPALLESGKTYVPVEFVEELTK from the coding sequence ATGAAAATGACGAAAGTCGTACCATTTGCTATGTCAGCATTATTATTAGGGGGCTCGATTGGAGCTCCAACTGCATCAGCGAACGAAGGGGAGGCTACTGTGATTAACGCAGAAACTTCGGTGCAACAAGTGCAGCCTGTTTTTATTAAAGTGACAGGTACAATTGACAGCGTAGAAGTACGTGAAAACGCCACATACTATACAGTGGTTGATGGTGACAATACCAATATTATGATTGCGAATAAAGACACATTAGTTTTCGACAATATGGGCAAAGAAGTCAAACTTCAAAAAGGAGATAAGGTGTCAGCTTACTCTTATGCGAAGAAGCCGATGCTTGCAATTTATCCACCACAGTACAACCCAGAAGTAATCATTGTGGAAACGGAAGAAATGGGTAGCGTGGAAGTGGATTTCTTCAATAAAGATTTAGTGGATACTGAAAATAACCTCAAATTAAATGTTGGGGAAGACACGAAGCTGGCAAGTGCTACTGGCAAAGATGTGAAAGTGGACGATTTAAAAGAGCAGCATTTAGTGGTGTTCTACACAATCGCAACGATGAGCATCCCTGCTCAAACACCACCTTCCAAAGTGATTGTGTTAGATACAATCGAGAAGGAAGAGCCTGTTGAAGTGGACCCAGTGCCGACACCAGAGCCAGCTCCAGTTGATTCAGCGGTTCAAGAAATTATTAATAAAGACTTTTACGAAGTAGAAGGAACGAAAATGGTGCCGCTACGCTTAATCGCTGAAAAGCTAGGCTTTAAAGTAGAAGTAACGCCAAAAGGTGCCATTGTTTCAAAAGGAGCCCTTTCGTATACAATTACGCGAGGTCAAAAAGAATATGGTTATAATAAAGCACTTCGCCAATTTAAAGTAGCCCCTGCTTTATTAGAATCTGGCAAAACCTATGTACCTGTTGAATTTGTAGAGGAATTAACAAAATAA
- a CDS encoding DeoR/GlpR family DNA-binding transcription regulator, translating to MSLSFEERKKVILDILDLEGKVKVSDAEQLLNVSGETIRRDMDRLEKEGLLHKVYGGAVKAKEKYERTFEQKTSLNNIEKRRICKAAASIVEDGDVIFIGHGTTAYEIVRYLGDKPNVIVVTNSLPVLSLAAECFQGKVLFAGGEYEHRQKFMGGPLADLFFNQLKANKAFVAAGGISLADGITDYDITGAAISKKLIERAENTIILADHTKFGISTFAHICHLEDVSMVITDQKSSTQWQERLQQKKVELFIAGEILDEVNV from the coding sequence ATGTCTCTTTCGTTTGAGGAACGTAAAAAAGTAATTTTAGATATTTTAGATTTAGAAGGAAAAGTGAAGGTAAGTGATGCAGAACAGCTATTAAACGTATCAGGCGAGACCATACGTAGAGATATGGATCGATTGGAGAAGGAAGGGCTTCTACACAAAGTCTATGGGGGTGCTGTGAAGGCAAAAGAAAAGTATGAACGGACCTTTGAACAGAAAACGTCACTTAACAATATAGAGAAGAGGAGGATTTGTAAGGCTGCTGCAAGTATTGTGGAGGACGGAGATGTGATTTTTATCGGTCATGGTACAACAGCCTATGAAATCGTTCGTTATTTAGGTGATAAGCCCAATGTCATCGTGGTCACAAACTCGCTCCCAGTTTTATCCTTAGCGGCAGAATGCTTTCAAGGGAAGGTGCTCTTTGCGGGGGGAGAGTATGAGCATCGTCAAAAATTTATGGGTGGTCCATTAGCTGATTTATTTTTTAATCAACTAAAGGCAAATAAAGCCTTTGTTGCGGCAGGCGGGATTTCTTTAGCCGATGGTATTACCGATTATGATATTACGGGCGCCGCGATTTCAAAGAAATTAATAGAGCGGGCAGAAAATACGATTATTTTAGCAGACCATACGAAATTTGGTATCTCTACATTTGCACATATTTGTCATTTAGAGGACGTTTCGATGGTTATTACGGATCAAAAGAGTTCTACACAATGGCAGGAACGTTTACAGCAGAAAAAAGTGGAGTTATTCATCGCAGGTGAAATATTGGATGAAGTCAATGTATAG
- a CDS encoding aspartate aminotransferase family protein, translating to MKSMYRKVETMDYFANKQATLQKSIDWWNPGKTKQWQIDGVDVVIGKREGYYFYDVDGKKLMNAHLNGGTYNLGHRNPEVIAALVEGTNYFDIGNHHFPSTARAQLAEKLAACTPEGLTYSIFSSGGSEAIDVALKCARYATKRKKTISIKNGYHGHTGLAVSLGNERYSKPFLSEGSPHEFVHVPFNDLAAMERELAKGDVASVIIETIPATYGFPLPTANYLADVKSLCERYGALYIADEVQTGLMRTGKLWGIEHYGVKPDILVTAKGLSGGIYPIAATVVNERAGGWMEEDGLAHISTFGGAELGCVVAMKVLEISQRPEVVKNVEYVARYLRSGLERIQQQYPDFFVGIRQLGVVMGLEFNHPEGAKYVMSSLYKHGVWAIYSMLDTRVLQFKPGLLCDKAYCDELLEKCEAGIKEAAQLVKFARY from the coding sequence ATGAAGTCAATGTATAGGAAGGTGGAAACAATGGACTATTTTGCAAATAAACAGGCAACCTTACAAAAATCAATTGACTGGTGGAATCCAGGAAAAACGAAACAGTGGCAAATTGATGGTGTCGATGTCGTTATCGGGAAACGAGAGGGCTATTATTTTTACGATGTGGATGGCAAAAAATTAATGAATGCGCATCTCAATGGCGGTACGTATAATCTCGGACATCGTAACCCAGAAGTCATTGCGGCATTGGTGGAAGGAACCAATTATTTTGATATTGGAAATCATCATTTTCCATCGACTGCACGTGCACAATTAGCAGAAAAATTAGCAGCTTGCACACCAGAGGGTTTAACATACTCTATTTTTTCTAGTGGTGGAAGTGAAGCAATTGATGTTGCCCTAAAGTGTGCACGTTATGCTACAAAACGCAAGAAAACGATTTCAATTAAAAATGGATATCATGGCCACACAGGTCTTGCGGTTTCACTTGGTAATGAACGCTATTCAAAGCCATTTTTAAGTGAAGGCAGTCCACATGAATTTGTACACGTACCATTCAATGATCTTGCGGCAATGGAGCGAGAGCTTGCAAAAGGGGATGTAGCTAGCGTCATTATCGAGACCATTCCTGCGACATATGGGTTCCCGTTGCCAACAGCGAATTACTTGGCGGATGTCAAGTCACTATGTGAGCGATACGGGGCATTATATATTGCAGATGAGGTGCAAACGGGCTTAATGAGAACAGGTAAACTGTGGGGAATTGAGCATTATGGTGTGAAACCAGATATTCTGGTGACGGCAAAGGGTCTGAGTGGCGGCATCTATCCAATTGCGGCAACAGTGGTCAATGAACGAGCAGGTGGCTGGATGGAAGAAGATGGACTAGCCCATATTTCTACATTTGGTGGCGCAGAACTTGGTTGTGTAGTGGCGATGAAAGTATTAGAAATCTCCCAACGTCCTGAAGTAGTAAAGAATGTAGAATATGTTGCGCGTTACCTACGCAGTGGCTTAGAGCGTATTCAACAACAATATCCTGATTTCTTTGTGGGCATTCGTCAGCTTGGCGTTGTTATGGGTCTAGAGTTTAATCATCCTGAAGGGGCTAAATATGTCATGAGCTCCTTGTACAAGCATGGTGTATGGGCCATTTATTCGATGCTAGATACTCGTGTGTTGCAATTTAAGCCAGGGTTATTATGTGATAAAGCGTATTGTGATGAATTGCTGGAGAAATGTGAGGCAGGTATTAAAGAAGCAGCACAGCTTGTAAAGTTTGCACGCTATTAA
- a CDS encoding phosphotransferase enzyme family protein, whose product MGQMDFVDLEMVLSNFHQAANDALKEFSCLVEASCEMIDYSENATYLVEDGQGKKYILRISRPNYHKKEEIEAEIAWLNSLHEQSPIDVSLPMRADDGDYVHAHPYNDTIYYSTLFTFLEGNAPDENNEEDLIQQFETLGEITAMFHKHTIEQHDYYQAFQRMTWNYDTILGQSPKWARWQDGLGMTSTRIALYEKASHIIQRKLEAFGKDKTRFGLIHADLRLANLLIYGDEIKVIDFDDCGFGWFLYDLATSVSFIEHMPYLDELIVSWIKGYSKIRSLTDEEKEMIPTFILMRRLQLISWIGSRDNETTRLLGENYTLQSDALVKAYVERYQDRNN is encoded by the coding sequence ATGGGTCAAATGGATTTCGTAGATTTAGAAATGGTCCTTTCCAACTTTCATCAAGCCGCAAATGACGCGTTAAAGGAGTTTAGTTGTTTAGTAGAAGCATCTTGTGAAATGATTGATTATTCCGAAAATGCGACGTATCTCGTAGAAGATGGTCAGGGTAAAAAATATATTCTGAGGATTAGCCGTCCAAATTACCATAAAAAAGAAGAAATCGAAGCGGAGATTGCTTGGTTAAACTCGCTCCATGAGCAATCTCCTATTGATGTATCATTACCGATGCGAGCAGATGACGGTGACTACGTACATGCTCATCCGTATAATGACACGATTTATTATAGCACATTATTTACATTTTTAGAGGGAAATGCTCCTGATGAAAATAATGAAGAAGACTTAATTCAACAATTTGAAACATTAGGCGAAATTACAGCCATGTTCCATAAACATACAATCGAGCAGCATGATTATTACCAAGCCTTTCAACGCATGACATGGAATTATGACACGATTTTAGGCCAATCCCCTAAATGGGCGAGATGGCAGGATGGACTTGGAATGACCTCTACACGAATTGCCTTATATGAGAAAGCATCACATATCATACAAAGGAAGTTAGAGGCATTTGGCAAAGATAAAACACGATTTGGTCTTATCCATGCTGATTTACGCTTAGCTAATTTACTCATCTATGGTGATGAAATTAAGGTGATTGATTTCGATGATTGTGGTTTTGGTTGGTTTTTATATGATTTAGCTACATCCGTGAGCTTTATTGAGCATATGCCATATCTTGATGAGTTGATCGTTTCATGGATCAAGGGCTACAGTAAAATTCGATCATTAACAGATGAAGAAAAAGAGATGATTCCGACATTTATTTTAATGAGAAGACTACAGCTTATTTCCTGGATTGGTAGTCGTGATAATGAGACAACGCGCTTACTTGGTGAAAACTACACGCTTCAGAGCGATGCATTAGTGAAAGCTTATGTAGAAAGGTATCAAGACCGTAACAACTAA
- a CDS encoding HAD family hydrolase: MTKVEWVIFDKDGTIIEMDSLWIDWAKNLYANLTENPDFKIRISLQIFLKNIGVHDNGTTIDPTSPLAIGSIQEAETIVAFLLYQQGIPWSKGVTLARAASNLATSQQENSRVQALPGIRSLIKTLKNQGMKLGVITADQTARAKSHLQQLELLGYFEFVLGSDQAASSKPFPDLAYVAKEQFQVPLEKAVMIGDSNADMLFAKNAGMCFSIGIIPPATYPKDYLPDATTIIEAYDESVFTMLIEKE, translated from the coding sequence ATGACAAAAGTGGAATGGGTCATTTTTGATAAGGATGGAACGATTATCGAGATGGATTCTTTATGGATTGACTGGGCCAAAAATTTATATGCAAATTTAACTGAAAATCCAGACTTCAAAATCCGTATTTCCTTACAAATTTTTTTGAAAAATATAGGGGTTCATGACAATGGAACAACCATTGATCCAACGAGTCCTCTAGCCATTGGAAGTATACAAGAAGCTGAAACGATTGTGGCGTTTTTACTCTATCAGCAGGGAATCCCTTGGAGCAAAGGGGTGACACTTGCGAGAGCAGCTTCCAACTTAGCCACATCACAGCAGGAAAATAGCAGGGTACAGGCATTACCAGGTATTCGCTCTCTCATCAAGACTTTAAAAAATCAAGGGATGAAATTAGGGGTGATCACAGCTGATCAAACAGCACGAGCTAAGTCACACTTACAACAGCTAGAGTTATTAGGCTACTTTGAATTCGTTCTAGGAAGTGACCAAGCTGCATCCAGTAAACCCTTCCCAGACTTAGCATATGTTGCAAAGGAACAATTTCAAGTACCACTTGAGAAAGCCGTGATGATTGGCGATTCGAATGCAGATATGCTCTTTGCTAAAAATGCTGGCATGTGCTTTTCGATTGGCATCATACCTCCAGCCACATACCCAAAGGATTATTTACCTGATGCGACCACCATTATTGAAGCGTATGACGAATCTGTTTTTACCATGCTAATCGAAAAGGAGTGA
- a CDS encoding aldehyde dehydrogenase family protein: MVRDQDLLSIQEARDGIAAASLAQKMYASFTQEQVDRIVEAIAQAAYKQAENLAILAVTETKMGIIEHKKMKNELASQGVYEAIRQEKTVGIIYEDRVAKQVEMAYPFGVIAAVTPVTNPTATAIFKTLIALKAQNAIVFSPHPTAVNCTIEALKICQQAAVHAGAPEGLIQWISHPTIKGTEELMHHRDVQLILATGGAGLVKAAYSSGKPAYGVGPGNVPVYIDRTANVNEAMKRIIDSKSFDNSTICATEQAIVVHQEVKAQVMAALAENGAILLSGQNKEKLAKVISPVARTLNSQIVGKPATVIAQMANIEVPPHTRVLVAEEHEIGKEFPFSMEKLSPILGLYTAQSQEEAVKICHRLLDVGGRGHSLAIHAQDEHFVKQFAAQMPVSRILVNTLASVGAAGGTTSLPPSFTLGCGAYGGNITSDNISARHLVNKKRVAYEVKALTIPPPQHPQNIQAPSMQANEGASIDRLTIEKIVEKVLTKLSN; this comes from the coding sequence ATGGTGAGAGACCAAGATTTGCTTTCCATACAAGAGGCAAGGGACGGGATAGCAGCCGCTTCGCTTGCGCAAAAAATGTATGCTAGCTTTACACAAGAGCAGGTGGATCGAATTGTCGAGGCCATTGCCCAAGCTGCTTATAAACAAGCAGAAAACCTTGCCATACTAGCCGTTACGGAAACAAAGATGGGGATTATTGAACATAAAAAAATGAAAAATGAGTTGGCTTCCCAAGGTGTTTATGAAGCCATCCGACAGGAGAAGACAGTTGGCATTATATATGAGGATAGGGTAGCAAAGCAGGTGGAAATGGCCTATCCATTCGGTGTCATTGCCGCAGTTACACCTGTCACGAACCCGACAGCAACAGCCATTTTTAAAACGCTCATTGCCTTAAAGGCGCAAAATGCCATTGTCTTTAGTCCTCATCCAACAGCCGTCAACTGCACCATTGAGGCATTAAAGATTTGTCAGCAGGCAGCCGTTCATGCCGGTGCACCAGAGGGACTCATTCAATGGATTAGCCATCCAACAATAAAAGGTACAGAGGAACTTATGCATCATCGTGATGTACAGCTGATTTTAGCAACAGGTGGAGCAGGGCTTGTTAAAGCTGCCTATAGCTCAGGGAAACCAGCCTATGGTGTTGGCCCTGGGAATGTTCCTGTCTATATTGATCGCACAGCAAATGTGAACGAGGCGATGAAACGAATTATCGATAGTAAATCATTTGATAATAGTACCATCTGTGCCACAGAACAAGCCATTGTCGTTCATCAGGAGGTAAAAGCTCAGGTGATGGCGGCTTTAGCGGAGAATGGGGCGATCTTACTAAGTGGGCAGAACAAGGAAAAATTAGCAAAGGTGATTTCGCCAGTGGCTCGTACATTAAATAGCCAAATTGTCGGAAAGCCAGCAACTGTAATCGCCCAAATGGCCAATATTGAGGTTCCCCCTCATACACGCGTGTTAGTGGCGGAGGAACATGAGATAGGGAAGGAATTTCCGTTTTCAATGGAAAAGCTATCCCCGATCTTAGGTCTTTATACAGCTCAGTCTCAGGAGGAAGCCGTAAAGATTTGTCATCGCTTGCTTGACGTTGGAGGGAGAGGACATAGCCTGGCTATTCATGCTCAGGATGAACATTTTGTTAAGCAGTTCGCCGCTCAAATGCCTGTGTCCAGAATTTTAGTGAATACCTTAGCATCTGTTGGTGCTGCGGGCGGTACAACAAGTTTACCCCCTTCCTTTACATTAGGCTGTGGGGCATATGGGGGGAATATTACGAGTGATAATATTTCTGCTCGTCATTTGGTGAATAAAAAAAGAGTGGCCTATGAAGTGAAGGCACTAACAATTCCGCCCCCACAGCATCCACAAAATATACAGGCTCCTTCGATGCAAGCAAATGAAGGGGCATCCATTGACAGGTTGACCATTGAAAAGATTGTAGAGAAAGTACTAACAAAGCTAAGTAATTAG
- a CDS encoding BMC domain-containing protein codes for MSVEINGALGMIETRGLIGSIEAADAMVKAANVNIVGKVHVGGGIVTVLVTGDVGAVKAATDAGSEAARRVGELLSVHVIPRPHSELYAILPK; via the coding sequence ATGAGTGTAGAAATAAATGGAGCTTTAGGCATGATTGAAACAAGAGGCTTAATCGGATCAATTGAAGCAGCAGATGCCATGGTGAAGGCTGCAAACGTCAATATTGTAGGAAAAGTACATGTTGGGGGCGGCATTGTGACGGTGCTGGTGACAGGTGATGTCGGGGCAGTCAAGGCAGCGACCGATGCAGGCTCTGAGGCCGCACGTCGTGTAGGTGAGCTATTATCCGTACATGTCATTCCACGCCCTCATTCGGAATTATACGCAATTTTACCTAAGTGA
- the pduL gene encoding phosphate propanoyltransferase, translating into MTNNQIHATDVTNQSIPIAISARHCHLNEEDFYHLFGREAVLQKWKELSQPGQFAAQQVLTIKGARGQIDKVRVLGPFRTATQIEISQTDAIKLGVTPPIRLSGDLEKSESITLIGPHGTRHKKQGLIIAQAHIHMGVSDAVAFNVQDKEIVTVEICGDVRHLQLMNVVVRVSPEFVLEMHVDTDEANAAALHQHSIGKLIKME; encoded by the coding sequence ATGACAAACAATCAAATACATGCCACTGATGTCACCAATCAAAGTATTCCGATTGCGATTTCTGCCCGTCATTGCCATTTAAATGAGGAGGATTTCTATCATTTATTTGGGAGAGAGGCTGTTTTACAGAAATGGAAGGAACTTTCCCAGCCCGGTCAATTTGCCGCACAGCAAGTCCTAACGATAAAGGGAGCTAGAGGTCAAATTGACAAGGTTCGGGTTTTAGGCCCTTTTCGCACAGCAACCCAAATTGAAATCAGCCAAACGGATGCCATCAAGCTTGGCGTGACACCACCGATTCGTCTGTCAGGTGACTTAGAAAAATCTGAATCGATCACATTGATTGGACCGCATGGAACACGCCATAAAAAGCAAGGATTGATTATTGCCCAAGCACATATTCATATGGGCGTATCGGATGCTGTTGCCTTCAATGTCCAAGATAAGGAAATCGTGACGGTCGAAATCTGTGGGGATGTACGTCATCTGCAATTAATGAATGTTGTTGTACGTGTCTCACCCGAATTCGTCCTTGAGATGCATGTAGATACAGATGAAGCGAATGCCGCTGCCCTTCATCAGCATTCAATTGGCAAGCTGATAAAAATGGAGTGA
- a CDS encoding BMC domain-containing protein — translation MTKSIGIVETRGLAISIRIADAMLKAADIRILRQETIDLALVTIAIEGDTAAIQEAIAIGTQLAKAANQWIASSTILRPDIAVNGLVTEIAKKPST, via the coding sequence ATGACGAAATCGATTGGTATTGTGGAGACAAGAGGGCTTGCGATTTCAATACGAATCGCAGATGCTATGCTCAAAGCAGCGGATATTCGAATACTTCGACAAGAAACCATCGATTTGGCTCTAGTAACCATTGCCATTGAAGGGGACACAGCGGCCATTCAAGAAGCGATAGCCATTGGCACACAACTAGCTAAAGCAGCCAACCAATGGATTGCCTCATCGACTATTTTACGGCCAGATATTGCGGTGAATGGATTAGTCACAGAAATTGCGAAAAAGCCAAGTACTTAA
- the fabG gene encoding 3-oxoacyl-ACP reductase FabG gives MKVDLTGKVVIVTGGSKGIGKGIATVFAQQGAHVVIAARGMEAATDLANQLQAQGFSASATAVDVENYESVENMATEVASSFGSIDILCANAGIFPSVKLEDMTPDHWDQVLNVNARGTMFAVKACIPYLKEANAGRVIITSSITGPVTGYAGWTHYAASKAAQLGFMRTAALELAPYKITVNAVLPGNIATEGLDGLGETYLQKMAKAIPYGSLGRVEDIAYAALFLSSKEAGFITGQSIIIDGGQTLPEDAEAF, from the coding sequence TTGAAGGTCGATTTAACGGGAAAGGTTGTCATAGTTACTGGTGGTAGTAAAGGAATTGGGAAGGGGATTGCCACCGTCTTTGCTCAGCAAGGTGCTCATGTGGTGATTGCGGCAAGAGGTATGGAAGCTGCCACAGATTTAGCAAATCAACTACAAGCGCAAGGGTTTTCAGCTTCAGCTACCGCTGTTGATGTTGAAAACTATGAATCTGTTGAAAACATGGCTACGGAGGTTGCTAGCTCTTTTGGTTCCATCGATATTTTATGTGCCAATGCTGGTATTTTTCCCTCTGTAAAACTAGAGGACATGACGCCCGACCATTGGGATCAGGTATTAAATGTCAATGCCAGAGGAACGATGTTTGCTGTTAAAGCGTGCATCCCGTATTTAAAGGAAGCGAATGCTGGCAGGGTCATTATTACCTCGTCCATAACGGGCCCAGTGACTGGCTATGCTGGATGGACCCATTATGCCGCAAGTAAAGCAGCTCAATTAGGGTTTATGCGCACTGCGGCTCTTGAATTAGCACCCTATAAGATTACGGTCAATGCCGTGCTACCAGGAAATATTGCAACAGAAGGCTTAGATGGACTTGGTGAAACCTATCTACAGAAGATGGCAAAGGCGATTCCATATGGTAGTCTCGGTCGTGTGGAGGATATTGCGTATGCCGCATTGTTCCTCAGTAGTAAGGAGGCTGGTTTTATTACGGGCCAATCGATCATTATTGATGGCGGTCAAACATTACCAGAAGATGCAGAAGCATTTTAA
- a CDS encoding BMC domain-containing protein, translated as MNLGALGMIETKGLVGSIEAADAMVKAANVNIVGKVHVGGGIVTVLVRGDVGAVKAATDAGAAAAQRVGELLSVHVIPRPHAELEAMLKVQ; from the coding sequence ATGAATTTAGGTGCATTAGGGATGATTGAAACAAAGGGTTTAGTGGGTTCTATTGAAGCGGCTGATGCGATGGTGAAGGCCGCAAATGTCAATATTGTTGGTAAAGTCCATGTGGGTGGCGGTATCGTTACTGTGCTTGTCCGTGGGGATGTAGGGGCTGTGAAAGCCGCAACGGATGCAGGAGCAGCAGCTGCACAACGTGTTGGAGAGCTATTATCTGTGCATGTGATTCCGCGACCACATGCAGAATTGGAAGCGATGCTAAAGGTGCAATAA